The Methanomethylovorans hollandica DSM 15978 genome includes a region encoding these proteins:
- a CDS encoding helix-hairpin-helix domain-containing protein, producing MKALIIDGYVDEPACFGVPPYISPYIRYLAGAMREQGIPIQDIFYSAIDSIRLKPKDHEKIIREADLVVIIAGMTVPGKYLRSTPISLQELHILSRTATGKVILGGPIRLGFSSEGGKKASSLSGIENAYCCGADVEAFVYDMLKDGKLENPVNLADRFRSVQEIGRWAEKGAFIIRQHPDYPNVMCELETYRGCGRRKHCSFCTEPFYGGPDHRPVDDVIAEVQGLYEEGARYFRIGRQPDLLSYQSKDKGGDLPVPDPMAIESLYRGIRAVAPGMQVLHMDNANPATIAAFPEESEAILSTIVRYHTSGDVAAMGMESADPEVIRRNGLKVSADEMFDAIGLVNKIGGRRGDNGMPELLPGLNFVHGLMGETKETFRLNHDFLKKVLDSGLLLRRINIRQVMAFQGTPMFGNDAAVEKHKKEFLRYKENVRKDIDLPMLRKVVPAGTILRNVLLEVNDRNTTFGRQMGSYPLLVGVPAKQGIGYYTDVTVIDHGFRSVTAIPYPLDINNAGLELLQRVPGIGKTMAAKIFRGRPYKDTQELMGKTGINPDILKYIEL from the coding sequence ATGAAAGCGCTTATCATTGATGGTTATGTGGACGAACCTGCCTGTTTTGGGGTTCCTCCTTATATTTCTCCTTATATCAGATACCTTGCGGGGGCAATGCGGGAGCAGGGCATTCCGATACAGGACATTTTCTATTCCGCTATCGACAGCATAAGGCTTAAGCCTAAGGATCATGAGAAGATTATCAGGGAAGCAGATCTTGTTGTGATCATTGCCGGAATGACCGTACCGGGAAAGTACCTCCGCTCCACACCTATCAGCTTACAGGAATTGCATATACTCAGCCGTACTGCAACAGGAAAAGTGATACTGGGCGGCCCTATAAGATTAGGTTTCAGTTCAGAGGGTGGCAAAAAGGCATCTAGCTTATCCGGAATAGAAAATGCCTATTGTTGCGGAGCTGATGTAGAAGCATTCGTGTATGATATGTTAAAGGATGGGAAGTTAGAAAACCCTGTAAATCTAGCTGACAGGTTCCGATCTGTCCAGGAGATTGGCAGATGGGCGGAGAAAGGAGCTTTCATAATCAGACAGCATCCGGATTATCCTAATGTCATGTGCGAGCTTGAGACTTACAGAGGATGCGGGCGCAGAAAACATTGTTCATTCTGTACTGAACCTTTCTATGGAGGTCCGGACCATAGGCCTGTAGATGATGTGATCGCAGAAGTCCAGGGTCTTTATGAAGAAGGTGCCCGATATTTCCGGATTGGCAGACAGCCCGATCTGTTGTCTTATCAGTCAAAGGATAAGGGAGGGGATTTACCAGTTCCAGATCCCATGGCCATTGAATCTCTTTACAGGGGAATACGTGCTGTAGCGCCCGGTATGCAGGTATTACATATGGATAATGCCAACCCTGCAACAATAGCAGCTTTTCCTGAAGAAAGTGAGGCTATACTTAGTACCATAGTGAGATACCACACATCCGGAGATGTGGCTGCCATGGGTATGGAAAGTGCTGATCCTGAAGTAATTAGGAGAAATGGTCTTAAGGTATCGGCGGATGAGATGTTCGATGCTATAGGACTTGTAAATAAAATAGGGGGAAGAAGAGGTGATAACGGAATGCCGGAACTTCTTCCGGGTCTGAACTTCGTGCACGGTCTGATGGGGGAAACAAAGGAAACCTTTAGGCTCAATCACGATTTCCTTAAAAAGGTACTTGATTCGGGGTTGTTGCTTCGCCGCATCAATATCAGGCAGGTTATGGCTTTCCAGGGAACTCCGATGTTTGGCAATGATGCAGCAGTGGAGAAGCATAAGAAAGAATTCCTGCGTTACAAAGAGAATGTGAGAAAGGACATCGATCTTCCTATGCTGAGAAAAGTGGTTCCTGCCGGTACTATTCTTCGCAATGTCTTACTTGAAGTAAATGACAGGAATACTACCTTCGGGCGCCAGATGGGTTCCTATCCTTTACTTGTTGGTGTTCCGGCAAAACAGGGAATCGGGTATTATACAGATGTAACGGTTATCGATCACGGATTTCGATCTGTAACCGCAATACCATACCCTCTTGATATCAACAATGCAGGATTGGAGCTTTTACAAAGAGTACCTGGTATAGGTAAAACAATGGCTGCCAAGATCTTCAGAGGAAGGCCTTATAAGGACACTCAGGAACTAATGGGTAAAACAGGTATCAATCCTGATATTCTGAAGTACATTGAGTTATAA